A single region of the Epinephelus moara isolate mb chromosome 16, YSFRI_EMoa_1.0, whole genome shotgun sequence genome encodes:
- the LOC126403433 gene encoding transcription factor Spi-B, with amino-acid sequence MLAKIETMAYVTEIRLSGGRGAWSGVAPSSCPEVDLEVIEEYLQEHSLEVQPAHAPTSPPTTVGQQTHFHQSTRIIENSWSGQHAYQWHSGPHTPNEDYEEQALPPTWPSSHDNQWDHIASYSYETPAYIDSDSLSSSSQYQEYRDSPSPSSDRGGRKDRDSLPLVPLSGKRKERLFQFLFEMLQTPSMRSCIWWVQSSSGTFQFSSQNKERLAQLWGRRKGNRKTMTYQKMARALRNYNRTGEIQKVKRKLTYRFDEKTLRGLQGDSNTV; translated from the exons ATGCTGGCAAAAATAGAGACG ATGGCTTATGTGACCGAGATCAGGCTGAGCGGAGGTCGCGGGGCCTGGAGCGGAGTGGCTCCCTCCTCCTGCCCCGAAGTGGACCTGGAGGTCATCGAGGAGTACCTGCAGGAGCACTCGCTGGAGGTCCAGCCTGCGCACGCACCCACCTCACCTCCGACCACTGTGGGGCAACAAACACACTTCCACCAGAGCACCAGGATCATAG AGAACAGCTGGTCAGGTCAGCATGCGTATCAGTGGCACAGTGGCCCTCACACTCCCAACGAGGACTATGAAGAGCAAGCCCTGCCTCCAACCTGGCCTAGTTCTCATGACAACCAATGG GACCACATCGCTTCGTATTCCTACGAGACGCCTGCATACATTGACTCAGACTCGTTGTCCAGTAGCTCCCAGTACCAAGAGTACCGGGACTCCCCGTCACCATCGTCTGACAGAGGAGGCAGGAAGGACAGAGACTCCCTGCCTCTTGTCCCACTTTCAG GAAAGAGGAAGGAGCGATTGTTCCAGTTCCTTTTCGAGATGCTCCAGACTCCATCGATGCGGAGCTGCATCTGGTGGGTGCAGTCCTCCTCTGGCACGTTCCAGTTCTCCTCCCAGAACAAGGAGCGCCTGGCGCAGCTGTGGGGCCGGCGCAAGGGCAATCGCAAGACCATGACCTACCAGAAGATGGCACGGGCGCTGAGGAACTACAACCGCACCGGCGAGATACAGAAGGTGAAGCGGAAGCTCACGTATCGGTTCGATGAGAAGACGCTGAGAGGCCTACAAGGAGACTCTAATACAGTGTAG
- the LOC126403450 gene encoding adenosine receptor A1-like, with protein MAEWSWVAYTVLEVIIAVACCLGNVLVVCAVCVGIRDSLREPTFCFLVSLAVADLLVGVAAVPLAVLLDGWVSVTPDLCLLLSCVVLVLTQASVLSLLAIAVDRYLRLHTPLRYKALATQRRTWMAVSMCWILSCLLGFTPLFGWRNYSSLPSDSTNTSSSSSSISPPCTFLSVISLPFMVYFNFLGCVMAPLLVMTLLYTRIFWSLQGRLKDSCPQAKASLLREKRLALSLALVLILFAGCWIPLHLMNCLLLFQGPQAVTQGTLYTGILLSHANSAVNPVVYACRIPKIQQAYSQIWRRFLVRLNCCHGDEQLRRSITGSRANRTETCGSGGKTTPLEKTRGSFSVQYV; from the exons ATGGCTGAGTGGAGCTGGGTGGCGTACACAGTACTAGAAGTGATTATTGCTGTGGCGTGCTGCCTTGGTAATGTGCTGGTGGTGTGTGCGGTGTGTGTTGGTATCCGGGATTCTCTCCGGGAGCCCACTTTCTGCTTCCTTGTTTCCCTGGCAGTGGCTGACCTCCTAGTGGGTGTGGCCGCTGTGCCCCTGGCTGTACTGTTGGATGGCTGGGTGAGTGTGACCCCTGACCTGTGCCTACTTCTAAGCTGCGTTGTGCTTGTGCTGACTCAGGCCTCTGTGCTGTCACTGCTTGCCATCGCCGTGGATCGATACCTGCGGTTACACACACCACTCAG ATACAAGGCCCTGGCTACACAGAGGCGTACATGGATGGCTGTGTCTATGTGCTGGATACTCTCATGTCTGCTGGGGTTCACCCCTCTGTTTGGTTGGCGCAACTACTCCTCTCTACCATCTGACTCCACCaatacatcctcctcctcctcctccatctctccaccATGCACCTTCCTCTCAGTGATCTCCCTCCCCTTCATGGTCTACTTCAACTTCCTGGGATGTGTCATGGCACCCCTGCTGGTCATGACCCTGCTCTACACTAGAATCTTCTGGAGCCTGCAGGGTCGTCTCAAGGACAGCTGTCCCCAAGCCAAAGCCTCTCTGCTCAGGGAGAAGAGGCTGGCCCTCTCCCTGGCTCTGGTTCTCATTTTGTTTGCCGGCTGCTGGATTCCTCTGCACCTGATGaactgtctgctgctgtttcaggGTCCTCAGGCTGTCACACAGGGGACACTCTATACAG GTATTCTCCTGTCTCACGCCAACTCAGCAGTCAACCCCGTGGTCTACGCTTGTCGCATTCCAAAGATCCAACAAGCCTACAGTCAAATATGGAGGCGCTTCCTCGTGAGGCTGAACTGTTGCCATGGGGACGAGCAACTTCGACGATCAATAACAGGCAGCCGAGCCAATCGCACAGAGACGTGTGGATCGGGAGGGAAGACCACACCCTTAGAAAAGACCAGAGGGTCATTTTCAGTCCAGTATGTTTGA